Proteins from a genomic interval of Chryseobacterium indologenes:
- a CDS encoding sigma 54-interacting transcriptional regulator — MKNDITFKELKDSGYTDKTISEEIQANLISRIKAKEPVFEGLWGYENTVIPQLKKAILAGHHINLLGLRGQAKTRIARSMVDLLDEYMPVVKGSEINDSPFHPISKYARDLIAELGDETPISWVHRSNRFFEKLATPDVNVADLIGDIDPIKAATLKLPYSDERVLHYGMIPRANRSIFVLNELPDLQARIQVSLFNILQEGDVQIRGFQLRMPLDIQFIFTANPEDYTNRGSIVTPLKDRIGSQIFTHYPKTIALARQITEQEAMISAEDRSQIQIPDLAKDLLEEVAFVARDSEYVDAKSGVSARLTISAMENLVAAAKLRLIESGSEKTTVRLLDFMSIIPSITGKIELVYEGEQEGADYVAKILIDKAVMIQFESLFPRIPKLEKEDIKTPYTDLIRWFNKNHLQLNYNDTDEEFYAKLNKISPLVTLVQENASELGTEDQNFCKELVLWALTISSKIDKSENQSAFTFDATGIGQFLRN; from the coding sequence ATGAAAAACGATATTACATTTAAAGAATTAAAAGACTCAGGCTATACTGATAAAACGATCAGCGAGGAAATTCAGGCCAATTTAATTTCGAGAATTAAGGCTAAAGAACCCGTATTTGAAGGTCTCTGGGGCTACGAAAACACTGTTATTCCTCAGTTGAAAAAAGCAATTCTTGCCGGTCACCACATCAATTTATTGGGTCTTCGCGGACAGGCAAAAACCAGAATTGCCAGAAGTATGGTTGACCTGCTTGATGAATATATGCCCGTGGTAAAAGGATCTGAGATCAACGACAGCCCATTTCATCCTATTTCAAAATATGCCAGAGATCTCATTGCCGAATTGGGTGATGAAACTCCGATCTCCTGGGTACATCGTTCCAACCGCTTCTTTGAAAAACTGGCGACCCCTGATGTCAATGTTGCCGATCTTATCGGTGATATAGACCCTATCAAAGCGGCTACGCTTAAATTACCCTATTCTGATGAACGGGTTCTGCATTACGGAATGATTCCCCGCGCCAATCGTTCTATATTTGTACTGAATGAATTACCCGACCTGCAGGCCAGAATTCAGGTTTCATTGTTTAATATTTTGCAGGAAGGAGACGTTCAGATCCGCGGGTTCCAATTGAGAATGCCGCTGGATATTCAATTTATCTTTACTGCAAATCCTGAAGACTATACCAACCGTGGCAGTATTGTAACTCCTTTGAAAGACAGAATCGGATCTCAGATTTTCACACACTACCCTAAAACCATTGCTTTGGCCCGCCAGATTACTGAGCAGGAAGCCATGATTTCAGCGGAAGACAGATCTCAGATTCAAATCCCTGACCTGGCTAAAGATCTTCTGGAAGAAGTAGCTTTCGTGGCCCGTGACAGCGAATACGTGGATGCCAAAAGCGGGGTGAGTGCCCGTTTAACGATCAGCGCCATGGAAAACCTGGTTGCAGCAGCAAAATTACGGCTTATCGAATCCGGCTCGGAAAAAACTACCGTTCGCTTGCTTGATTTTATGTCAATTATCCCTTCTATTACAGGAAAAATTGAACTGGTGTATGAAGGTGAACAGGAAGGTGCCGACTATGTAGCAAAAATTTTAATTGATAAGGCTGTGATGATACAGTTTGAAAGCCTGTTTCCCCGCATTCCTAAACTGGAAAAAGAAGATATTAAGACACCCTATACCGATCTGATCAGATGGTTTAATAAAAACCACCTTCAACTCAACTACAATGACACGGATGAGGAATTTTACGCGAAACTGAATAAAATTTCTCCTTTAGTGACTCTCGTTCAAGAAAATGCATCTGAACTGGGCACAGAAGATCAAAACTTCTGCAAAGAACTGGTATTATGGGCATTAACCATCAGCAGCAAAATCGATAAATCTGAGAATCAATCGGCATTTACCTTTGATGCAACAGGAATAGGACAGTTTTTAAGAAACTAA
- a CDS encoding helix-turn-helix transcriptional regulator, which produces MTLRLYDAKTEQTLIEKEYPDAFFQNDGQIRESVIHIKPPIGNGFYHEICFENVHIGFGNVSLARRLMLYIESDFDSVEMHFTISGKSAAQSENFQKIICFENDQHNIIYAHQMCGKMEFDGHDMQILEINLAPGFFKKFLPENSGLFEAFRTAIEDRNSCLIVPEHRRISIEMYQILTDIMHCNRKGTFKRIYLEAKITELLLLQLEQFFSTKDSISTVSKRNEEKIHAVRDYIVANLSKNCTLTDLAHQVGTNEFTLKKGFKELFGTTVFNFWNDLKMEEAKKLLISGELNVNEVSERMGYKNPRHFSTAFKRKYNIIPSKIRN; this is translated from the coding sequence ATGACATTAAGATTATACGATGCAAAGACGGAACAGACATTGATTGAAAAGGAATACCCGGACGCGTTCTTCCAAAATGACGGGCAGATCCGGGAATCAGTTATTCATATAAAACCTCCTATCGGAAATGGTTTTTATCATGAGATTTGTTTTGAGAATGTTCATATTGGTTTTGGAAACGTTTCTCTGGCCCGCCGGCTTATGCTGTATATAGAAAGTGATTTTGACAGCGTTGAAATGCATTTTACGATCAGTGGTAAGAGCGCAGCGCAGTCGGAAAATTTCCAGAAAATCATTTGTTTTGAAAACGATCAGCACAATATTATCTATGCTCATCAGATGTGTGGCAAGATGGAGTTCGACGGACATGATATGCAAATCCTGGAAATTAACCTGGCTCCCGGTTTTTTCAAAAAATTTCTTCCTGAAAACTCTGGTTTGTTTGAGGCATTCAGAACTGCTATTGAAGACCGGAATTCGTGCCTGATTGTTCCTGAACACCGACGGATAAGTATAGAAATGTACCAGATCCTTACTGACATTATGCATTGTAACAGAAAAGGGACTTTCAAACGCATCTATCTCGAAGCCAAAATTACAGAACTGCTCCTTTTGCAGCTTGAACAGTTTTTCAGCACTAAAGATTCAATATCAACTGTTTCCAAACGGAATGAAGAAAAAATACATGCAGTCCGCGATTATATCGTGGCTAATCTCAGTAAAAATTGTACGCTCACAGATCTTGCCCATCAGGTAGGAACCAATGAGTTTACCCTAAAAAAGGGCTTTAAAGAATTATTTGGAACAACCGTCTTTAATTTCTGGAATGATCTCAAAATGGAAGAAGCGAAAAAATTACTTATCAGCGGAGAATTAAATGTCAACGAGGTTTCTGAAAGAATGGGTTATAAAAATCCGAGACATTTTTCCACCGCTTTCAAGAGAAAATATAATATTATTCCCAGTAAAATCAGAAATTAA
- a CDS encoding HAMP domain-containing histidine kinase gives MAYKFLNFKLRKIVHYSLILCILLIQGIIAIFFYNEFVNEKKLKFIKTQLEESRALGGLTDNSRKDFMDAQDHLQKYMINQDNKELDLYFQSLRKLKNNFDKIGEYEKASPRLKNTLAKQKIDTLKVTRLKSLMDSVYKTSLKPPVKMDEKPYEPEKYKNNFENLNIQTRTYADTIKKKGFMGRLKDAITGKVNVQKESTVVTLTNNKTVDLSNLKSEVSNVMKSMDKHYAAEVKKVQLYAARNQRNNIQFYSNFSKLLVYSNGLIDVYENAIRDFKSELEKEYSKQSSANNKIRTYLVLGLMVLMFIVSILIMYFTRVAFIYERKLNAENEEIKNNLSFKNRILGMLSHDLRSPLKIINIFIDKIYRTTDDETIKDYLKSIKFTNSTLLLQSNQILEYTKNQDAEKKLINTVFNLKDEISSIVKVITPYIETRNNKFVVTDRIPEGTMVNSDSIRMNQIFMNILGNANKFTENGQIDLTMITETIGEHKIAFTTTVADTGIGISESDLKKIFEPYYQGTVSDEVDNLGAGLGLNLCKEIVELFDGDISISSKLHKGTKITFKLILNTNNNGVTN, from the coding sequence ATGGCCTACAAATTCTTAAATTTTAAATTGAGAAAGATTGTTCATTACTCATTAATTCTCTGTATTTTATTGATACAGGGGATTATTGCAATATTTTTTTATAACGAGTTTGTCAATGAAAAGAAACTGAAGTTTATTAAGACCCAGCTGGAGGAAAGCCGTGCGTTAGGCGGATTGACAGACAATTCGAGGAAAGATTTCATGGATGCGCAGGATCACCTCCAAAAATACATGATCAATCAGGATAATAAAGAGCTTGATCTGTATTTTCAATCACTCAGAAAACTTAAGAATAATTTTGACAAAATCGGGGAATATGAAAAGGCAAGTCCAAGGCTAAAAAATACTCTGGCTAAGCAGAAAATAGATACCCTGAAAGTGACCAGACTTAAAAGTCTCATGGATTCTGTGTACAAAACTTCTCTGAAGCCGCCGGTAAAGATGGATGAAAAGCCTTATGAACCTGAAAAATACAAAAATAATTTTGAAAACCTCAATATCCAGACTCGTACGTATGCAGATACGATAAAAAAGAAAGGATTCATGGGGCGTTTGAAAGATGCTATCACCGGTAAAGTAAATGTTCAGAAGGAAAGTACTGTGGTTACTTTAACGAATAATAAAACGGTTGACCTGTCTAATCTTAAATCGGAAGTGAGCAATGTGATGAAGTCTATGGACAAGCATTATGCTGCCGAAGTGAAGAAAGTACAGCTATACGCGGCCAGGAACCAGAGAAATAATATTCAGTTTTATAGTAATTTCAGCAAATTGCTAGTCTACAGTAACGGGCTTATTGATGTATACGAAAATGCAATCAGGGATTTTAAGTCGGAACTGGAAAAGGAATACAGCAAGCAGAGCTCTGCCAATAATAAAATAAGAACGTATCTCGTATTAGGGCTGATGGTCTTAATGTTTATCGTCTCTATTCTGATCATGTACTTTACCAGAGTTGCCTTTATCTATGAACGTAAGCTTAATGCTGAGAACGAAGAGATTAAAAATAACCTGAGTTTTAAAAACAGAATACTGGGAATGCTGAGCCATGATCTAAGGTCTCCGTTGAAAATCATCAATATCTTTATTGACAAAATTTACCGGACTACAGATGATGAGACCATAAAAGACTACCTGAAGTCGATCAAATTTACCAACAGTACGTTACTTCTGCAGTCTAATCAGATTCTGGAGTATACAAAGAATCAGGATGCAGAAAAAAAACTTATTAATACAGTTTTTAATCTTAAAGATGAAATCAGTTCTATTGTAAAGGTAATTACGCCGTATATAGAAACAAGGAATAATAAATTTGTTGTGACAGACAGAATTCCGGAAGGAACTATGGTCAATTCCGACAGTATCAGGATGAATCAGATCTTTATGAATATTCTGGGAAATGCTAATAAGTTTACAGAAAACGGACAGATTGATCTTACCATGATTACAGAAACCATTGGCGAGCACAAGATTGCTTTTACAACAACAGTGGCCGACACGGGAATCGGGATATCGGAGTCTGATCTGAAGAAAATCTTTGAACCCTATTATCAGGGAACAGTATCTGATGAGGTAGATAATCTCGGGGCAGGTCTGGGACTTAATCTTTGCAAGGAAATTGTAGAGCTTTTCGATGGTGATATATCCATCTCCAGTAAGCTGCACAAAGGTACGAAGATAACATTCAAGTTAATTTTAAATACTAATAATAATGGAGTTACCAATTGA
- a CDS encoding response regulator transcription factor: MELPIENREIIFLLADDHSIVRQGMEIVISDIAPNAKVYHTSSLQQITELVESKDIEMAVIDAHFPDGNSLHIIPEIKKVNPAIKILIFTGLEEDLYALKFIKAGANGYLSKLSEEEEVREGLTQFIKKGEYFSDTVRKLLVQFIYNPDLISPLSPLTKRELEIAEIYADGYGNLEIANQLNIKQNTVSTIKKNIFEKLKIENLVELIDLIKTHHKI; the protein is encoded by the coding sequence ATGGAGTTACCAATTGAAAATAGAGAAATAATTTTTCTTTTAGCAGATGATCATAGTATTGTGCGACAGGGAATGGAGATTGTAATCAGCGATATAGCTCCCAATGCGAAGGTGTACCATACATCATCGTTACAGCAGATCACAGAACTGGTGGAGTCTAAAGATATTGAAATGGCTGTCATTGATGCCCATTTTCCGGATGGGAACAGCCTGCATATTATTCCTGAAATCAAAAAAGTAAATCCGGCTATTAAAATTTTGATTTTTACCGGACTTGAAGAGGATCTGTATGCCTTAAAATTTATCAAAGCCGGAGCTAATGGGTATCTTAGTAAATTAAGCGAAGAAGAAGAGGTAAGGGAAGGTCTCACACAGTTTATCAAAAAAGGAGAATATTTCTCTGATACAGTCCGAAAATTGTTGGTACAATTTATCTACAATCCTGATCTGATAAGTCCGCTGAGTCCTTTAACCAAACGGGAACTGGAAATTGCAGAAATTTATGCCGATGGATACGGAAACCTTGAGATCGCCAATCAACTGAATATAAAGCAGAATACCGTAAGTACCATCAAGAAAAATATATTTGAGAAATTAAAAATAGAAAACCTGGTGGAGCTCATAGACCTCATTAAAACACATCATAAAATATAA